Within Spinacia oleracea cultivar Varoflay chromosome 4, BTI_SOV_V1, whole genome shotgun sequence, the genomic segment TTTTCCCAGCAgtacattttttaaaaaattgctCAGAACTCAGTATCCAAGCTGTACGGTTTTTGgaatagaaaataaattattcaTTCTTTCTCTTGGTGATTTCTTGAGCCAGTAATTAAAAGCTCTATGCGGCAGGCAGCTACGCAGAACCTAGTTCATATGTGTCTATATAGCTTACTGATGTATAAAGATAATTGATGCCCTTTCCTTTCCAGTTCTCCCTTACCTCGACTTTTCATTTTGTCAGTGTTTTCACCCTTCACTTTGTAGCAGAAATGTAAGTGAATGCTTACTGTGTATATATTGGTCTGTCCAGATGCACTAATGGAGTTGATCAAGAAAGTTACGATGAGTCCAGTGATTCCGGCGAATATTTTAACTGGTCTTCGTGCATTAAACAATCTATTTAAGAACACTGGTTTCCATCAGTGGCTTCAATTTCATCGTAGTGAGGTTTGTCTCTTCCATTCTCCAAACGGCACATTTGATGGTGACGTTGGTTGACATTCTTCTGTTATTGCCCGGTCTTGCAGATACTTGATGCATTTTCTGGTTGTTACACATCTAATAAGAATGTACAACTTGCTTATTCCACATTAATTCTCAAGTAAGTATTTTCCATCTTTTTGTATTACACTATTACTCCTTATTTTCACATATTCTTCCACCTTagttctctctttttctctctccccgtGCTTGAGCTGTTGACGGGGGACCTCCCCAAGCATCTAAGTGTGGATAATGATACTTTTCCATAATTTGTTATTTAATGGATTAGAGTATCCTGTTCATTTCTGTTCCCACTTCCATTTGATCGATTTTAGTTGTAGATTGACTTGCATCAAAGTTCATTTTGCTGTTCTGCTTATAGCTAGTTCAAGTATTAGAAATTGGGTTCTTGAGACAGCTTGAAGTCAGAATTTGTTTAGTGTTCATGCATTATATTTATAGATCATTGTAATTTCAGGGTTTCTGTGTGACTGGAACAATAAAATCATGTTGTCTAACCTTTGTAATTGTCACTTTTACAGTTTTGCTGTGCTGTTGATTGAAAAGAAAGATGAAGAAGGGCAATCACAAGTTTTATCAGCTGCTCTTGAGGTAGAATCCTTTGGTTCCTTTCAGCAGCCCTATGTATCAAGTTGCTTTTGTGTTCATGAGTAAAACAGTATAATTATAACAGTAATGGAGGGACACAAGGCTTGAACAACCTAACTCTCAGTACTGTGGTGCTCTGGCCAGAGTGAAGCTAATCTTTTGTGAATTATTTTTTGAAGGATAAAGGAATTCCCACCAATTAGGATAGACTAATTTACTTGTTCTGTTTCACCCTtcacttgactaattttctttttcCACAATTTTTTGTCTGCTGCCTTTTGAATTGGAAATTGCTTCCGGAAGAAAAATACCAACGCACTATTACTTGTCAATTTTGACTACCAAGTACCAACATAATAGCCAGAGTCCGCGTGCTTAACCTTTAAAGTAAATTTTGAATCGAGGAGTATTTGTTGTGCTAATAAACTGATCATGCAAGTTGTTGATGTATGCCGATATAGAAGTGTTGCTTTAAAGTGGTTTTTCGCTGTTTACAGGTTGCTGAAGCAGAAAATTTGGATCTGGATTCAAAGTTTCGTGCTCTGGTTGCTATTGGATCACTGGTATGTTCTTTTTTGTGTGTGTACGTGTTTTTGGAGTGCCGGTGGGGTATTTATATATTAAGAGGTTGTTTTTTAATCGTTAACTATTGCCAGCTCTGTAGAGCTTCTGGAGGGATAATGTCCTGTAGTTTTTTTATGTGCAAGTCTTTTGGATGTTTATGTGGTCTCTTTTTCAGCTTAATTTTTCAGAATAATTGTATTGAAATCTCTTATTTTGCTTTCTTCCAATCGCATTACTTGCCAAACCTTTATGCATGTAGTACACTCATTTTACAAGTTTgcgaaatgtttgttgtttgcaaTATTTGGGAGTCTTTTGTCTCTTAATAGTCATATATTGGCTTATTAGTACACGCACCAATAACGTTCTTCCCGCCAATAATTTTTGTGTAGATAATTCTGGCTTGTTCACAGGTTATATGTTGTCTCTTTTGTGCTTTCTCGGTTCAAATATATTTCTGTTGATGGATATGGGCTCTGATGAGTTCCTTTGAGTTGGGTTGTTTGTGTATAATTAGTGGCAATAGTAAGAGTGATACAATAAAGATGTTTCAGACTAACATTCTGTATGGCAGTGCCTATGCATTAATTATGCGACTTTTTGAAAGCATTCATTTTGGCTGCTGAATTCAGTGGCTGTCGTGTCTAGCATTACGTTTTGCCGTTTTGGTGTATGCTGTTATAACTTATTTTGATTTGCTGGTTCGCTCCCCTTCCCATCTTTCGAGTATACAGTACATTGTTGATAGCATTGAATTTTGATGCAGATGCTTGACGGTTCTATGAAACAAATAGCGTTGGATTTTGATGTTGAGGGCATTGCAAAAGCTGCAAAATCTTCCAAGGATACAAAAGTTGCTGAAGTCGGGTCTGATATTGAAGCACTAGCGAAGCAAAGGTAGATCAGGTTATTTAGATGAAAACCACGCATCATGTCGCCTTTTTAACTTTAGGTCTCGATTCTTGAGGGAAGATACTACCAAACCAACGCATGAAAGTGAATCATAGTGATCTCCTGATTTGTATAGTTGTATAAGTATTGTAACCTCTATTTTTTGGGGTTTTATATTTGTATAACGGCCACTGTGATTTCTTGTTGCAGTGTTTTTTACGTTAAAATGTTACATGAATGATTTTTTCCTAGACCAATAATATTATGATCTGGGTTCtttcaaaaacaataaaatattaTGATCTGGGGCCTTGCGATCTTTTTCCAGCAAAGCAAGGGAATGATCTGTTGCCCCAATTATCTTCCTCCGGAATACCTAAAGGACCCCTATTGACTATTGTACGCATGTTTTAGCATTTTATGGTTTATGCAACCCATAAAAATTATATTAGCTTTATGCTGGCataattttgtacttgtatgaaAATTGCAAGTGTAGGATTAGGATATGTTTTCTTCACTTTATTTTCAttctttttaagaaaaatgagtTTATTAAGATTAGGCCCACTAAGTTGAATCTTAAAACCGGTAAAGAATAGCCCAATGTTATTTCAgcttagggatgtcaatggggcggggcggatgcggatatGGTCTCTCCATTctcatccccacctaaaattttcatctccATCCCTGCcacatcacccatggcgggaaTAAAATTCATCCTCATCTCCGCCCCAATGGGTATAAACTAAAATTCATTCCTGCCCCAtcacccaactgggtatccatccctTTCTTATCCCCACCCCATACCCGCACGAGTTAAGTACACATTTGGGGTCTCACCTTTTGattttttcaccgtttgggaccCGAAGCTTTTTTTTTCACCGTTAAGGACCTATAATACAATTTCCGGCCAAAATTAACCCAATTGTGTGAAAGTTTAGTCCCCTTTGGTTATAAGGTTAGTCTCCTTAGTTAAAGTACACTTGGCATCATATGATTTGTTCCGCTTAAACAATGCGAAGGTTTACCTTTCACATTTACCCTTCTAAATTCTAATACTCTGAATTGTAATTCGGTCTTCTCCGTCGAGGCATTGTCTCTTTGAAGGTATTGCCGTTGAACCTCCGGCGCTTAACTTTGGCAATGTCCGTCCTCTTTCAGATTTACGCCCCTTCTTCCGCCATTACTTAGGTATATTGCACTGTCCTTATCATCTTATTTTCtggatttttgttttgttggttGAAATTGGGAGAATATTTTTGGTTGAATTGAATTGAGATCATGTTTCAGTTTGAAgtaaataattgatatttgcaTTGATCTAAGTCCAATTTAAACTCGAAATAACCCGATTTGATCCTCTCACTAATTTCTCTACTTGTgcgtttgattttaattttcgcTTGTATTCAATGGTTATGTTCAATGGTTCTTAAAATCCTATTTTTTACCCTTCGATTACAATGGCAAAACAACATTGATTAATGGGTCATTTATTTTCTTTGCAGATGTAAAATGGTTGCGGAAATGCTTGATTATTGCTGTAAAACTTGCTTGATGCACCTGATTACAAATGAGATGaaggttttggttgatgacaaaattaCTGGAATGCTTTCAGATGTGAATACTataaatttttttaaggtgtttgaTGATGAACACTTTTTTCAATTTGGTGTTGCCGTTTGATAAAAAACATGGTAACAGGAAGAGTTTTATAGCAAGCCAGCCTTAACAGTCATATTGTGTGTAATTTGAGAGATTTTACCTTCATTTAATgttctgaaattatttaaatgcatttaaatgtttttattttttatttttatattcatgTTGTGGGTTAACGGTGAGTTTACCTTGAGTTAACTTGCCGGAAAGTTGGTTAGAGGTCCTAAAGGGTGAAAAAAAAAGATGTAGGTCCTAAAGGgtgaaaaactcaaaagttgagGCCCCAACTTTGTGCTTAACTCATACCCGCACCAatacccgcctaatttttcttatttagcaaacatttgtCATATATACTGAGTAATGAGAGTTAACTTTAGAAATAATAccttatgactaaagtaacatatataatcgaaaaaaatacccttcacaacaaaaaatccaaacaaaaaacttaaaaatctcacctaaattAATATTATCACCTAGACGTGCAAATAAATCCACAatcaccccatcacccatggtgggtatgaagcggggcgagtgggtatggggcggggcggatggggatggggcgggttcaacacaaaatccacacccgccccatcacccatgacgagtacgatttttatacccatccccgccccatcacccatgacgagtacgatttttatacccatccccgccccatcacccgcaaacctacctccatccctgcctacttggggcggatgcggggcgggtctcccacgaaacccgccccactgacatccctattcagctatatgaaaacaaatgttagtatatatacttcgtaatatattgttggcttcatcttaatacattattttcaaaatattaatattttataagtttttaatcagtttttataatatgtacggagtagttaaagatattgatggtcaaagttgtgtattgagaatcgtgtccagtcaaaagttgcgagtattccgggacggagggagtataaaaaagtgatatttggaatcctcaCATTGATACTAATTTAACAAGATCCAACTTGATTATGTTTGTTTTTATATAATGTGAAGGAATAATTGTAAAGTTAGTTAATGAATAGTGTCCAAATGAGAAACGATGTATCTATTGCGGAACGGAGAAAATATTTATCAGGGGCTGGATCAATTCACAAGTAATATTTCTCATTTCTGTTCACACACTAATGATGGTAGATTGCTACATACTCTTAGTACATAACTTACTCCCATGGGTAAGTTATTGGACCTTCTCTTGGATGTTTGGACCTTGTGGTAGGGCCTTCAGATATTGAGCATGGAGATACGTTCCTGCAGGATGAACCTCAAACCCGGGGAAGGTTCTCGGATCGGGGTCTCCGACACCCAATAATAGTACTGATATATTGTATAGAGAGATAAAAGGGAGTGAGAGTGAGAGTGAGAGTGAGAGTGAGAAGAACCCTTTACCTTCCCCATAAATGAGTATTTATAGGGGTTTATATAATGTTAGGTCATGGACTTGGGTCTTGGCCCACAAATTATaaggtacacccggttgtaTGTAGTTCTACGTGCAACCGGGTTAAAAGCACATATTTTTACGGCTTAAAAGCACAATTACATACTTAAAAAGCACATTAACGATTTAAAAGCACATacttatatatttttcatttccTTTTACTTGCAAACTTTGCTTTTCATCTGTAACAATGTGCTTTAAAACGGTAAAAAGTGATTTAAATTTGTAAATATGTAATTTTAAACTATAAAAATATGCTTTTGAGgggttaaaaatataaaatgaacTGGTTGTACGTAGAACTACGTGCAACCGGGTGTACCTTCTACCGATTGGTCTTGGCCCATTTACACTTTTGGCCTATTTTATGGAGAGTGTATTATTCTTGTACTTAAATTGGACCACGGGAGTATCCCGTACACCTTGGTTAATACACTAGCTCTGCTTTCctctaaaaaaaataataaaaaaataaaaaagagaaaatggAAAGAGAAACGTGTAATGATTTTTGCGGGAAACAAATATGGATAAGTAGATAACGGTTTATACACCTCTTTTAAtaaccaaaaaaacaaaacaaataaaattgcCGTTAATTTCACTTGCTGAAAAGAAAAACACACACAGTGAAGATGAAGATTTCATCATCAATTCTCACAAAATCCATTAATTTTCATCGACCCAATACCTTAAAGTTCCACAATTTTCACCATTTTAATCAACCCCATATCCCCAATTTAAGAAATGAGAAAAAGATTATGTTTTTCAGGGTTTGTTGCAAAATCAAAGTTCCACAAGATAATAGCAAGAAACCCATTTCTCAGAAAATTGTGATTTCTGAGGGAGCTCCATCTTTGAAGGAGGgggagaaggagaaggaaagCGGCCGAAGGGAAGTTTCTCCGCCGCCGAAAAAGCCAACTTCCGCCGTGAATAGGTTGTTGAAGAGAACCTCTCAAAAGGTTTTGGGTGTTTTGTCAAATTTGCCACTTGCTATTGGAGAAATGTTTGCCATTGCTGGTCTTATGGCTATTGgtattgctcattttctctcttttattgTGTCTGcttatttgttttgttttttttatgtgGTGGGTTTAATGTGGAATTGTTGGGTTAGTCAAATTGAAATTGATTGTTTATTGAGTTGGAAAATTAGATTGCTGGATTTGATCACTGGTCTGGGTACCACCCCTGAGACTAAACCAATTCTCTATATAAGTATAGTTTATTGGGTTGTTTCTTAATTTGGTGTATTTAATGTGGGATTTGTTGGGTTAAGTTGAAATTGAttgtttattgaatttaaaattCTGATTGctagtttttttttgttactaTATGTTTTCTGCTATTGTTTGTTTGGGTATTTTTGCAATTGTACTTGCCTAGTATTTAGTTTTGTATCAGCAATATTATGTAGGTTGAAAATTATGTTAAAGAACTACAGCAGATTCTGGGTTTCTGTGTATTATCAAGTATTCAATGGTGGAATTGGAAAAAAAcgttgattgattgattgattgatgaTAAAACTTTGGCTGAGAGGAGGATCACATAAGATGTAATGCAATTTAGCTTTTGCGAGTCTGATGTACTTTAATAGAAAATGGAAGTATAATGAAATTTATTGTGATCTTGTGGTTTACCAATTTGGCAAATGAGCTGTATAGGTCACTGATTGTTGAGTTCGTTTACTTTTTTTTGTATAGATGCACTTGATTGATGTTTGTAGTCTGAACTGCGAAATAAGTCCGGAAACTGCAGTTAAGCCAAAAAAGAACAAGCCTAAGTTGTTTTATATCCTCATATTTTTATTATGTATTTGAATCAATGCTGCAGGTACTTTAATTGATCAAGGCGAGTCTCCCGATTTTTATGCTCAAAGATACCCAGAAGATCATCCTGTATTTGGATTTTTCACTTGGAAGTGGGTTCTAACTCTCGGGTTCGACCACATGTTCTCATCGCCAATCTTCCTGGGAACATTGGCACTCTTGGCAGCATCTCTAATGGCCTGTACTTACACTACACAGATTCCCTTGGTTAAGGTCGCACGAAGGTCCAATTTGAATTTTATGCTATGAATTTTACAGTTGTTCCATAGCAGCTTAGGCATACTATTACATGTGTGTATTATTCCAACAGATGGAATTTTTTAAAGTCGCCAGAAGCTGTTTACAAGCAGGAATTTTCAGAAAAACTGCCCAGAGCTTCAGTTCAAGATTTGGGTGTTGTTCTTATGGGGGCTGGATATGAGGTACAGTAGTGCAGTTTTGACAGATAAACTTTTGAGGTTTGGCTAGCATACATGTTTATTAAATGAGTTaacggcccgtttggtagcTGGACATAAATGGTGTCAATGGGGATGAATTtatatgtaaatttgtaaggaaaatcaaCATTCTTTCCCATGGTAATGAAAGTTCACTCAAAATTATCTCTTTTCTCTTCATAAATTTCCATTACCATCCACTACCATTTTGGGGAGTAGTATTGGGTGGGAAtgtaaatttatgaagaaaaacaccatGCTTGAGATAAGtttcattaccatggacattATGATGTTGTTTTTCTTGTCAAATAACACTTATATTTATTTCTATTCCCACcatttattaccggctaccaaacggaCCGTCAAAATTGGTTTATATTTGAACAAATTTGTCCTATTCAATATGCAAGCAAGATGTGATTTCATGGTTGTTATAAAACAAATTTCTGAATTCCCAGTCCAAATAAAGGAGCAATTTCTAAAACTGGAGTCACTTGACTACCCATCAAGATTGGTAATGATCAGTTACTTTAGATCCTGTTCTTATAAGGTTTGTGAATATGGTTTCTGTAGGTATTCTTAAAAGGACCATATTTGTATGCTTTCAAGGGTCTAGCTGGCCGGTTTGCCCCAATTGGAGTTCACCTAGCTATGATACTGATAATGGCCGGAGCAACTCTCAGTGCAACGGGAAGTTTCAGAGGTTCCGTTAATGTTCCTCAAGGACTAAATTTTGTTGTGGGTGATGTGCTCAATCCAAGCGGATTCCTCTCGAATCCTACCGAAGCTTTTAATACTGAAGTCCACGTTAATAGATTCTCTATGGAGTATTTTGAGAGCGGAGAGGTTGGTAAGCCTTTTGATCTCATCTCAAATCTTTTCTTCAATAGAAAGTTGTCTTAGCTGCACGGTATTCTCACATATTCATGGAAATTGTCAATGCTTTAGGCTTCGTTTGGTacgggtgtaaaacgtttttatggaaaacgattttccccttttcaatcattttacggtGTTTGGTTTGACAAGGGATGAGAAACAATTTTTCATAACTCCTTTAAAGGTGGAATAACCTTTTACATTTGAAATGAAGGGAAAACACTTTTCCACCTTTCCTCCTCTtccttcttcccctcaatcttcacccaTTTTCCTACTCCACTAATTTTCTTTTAAgtaaccaaacaaaggaaaactagtttggaattgtgttttactgttttcccttggaaaatattttccgTGGAAAATCTTTTTTCACTGAAAACGCTTTACACCACATCAAAATAgtaccaaacagagccttaaGGTCTCTTAGATTTGACGGATAACTAGTTTACATTATTGACAATGAGACACTTGCCCACCATGCT encodes:
- the LOC110806253 gene encoding cytochrome c biogenesis protein CCS1, chloroplastic; this translates as MKISSSILTKSINFHRPNTLKFHNFHHFNQPHIPNLRNEKKIMFFRVCCKIKVPQDNSKKPISQKIVISEGAPSLKEGEKEKESGRREVSPPPKKPTSAVNRLLKRTSQKVLGVLSNLPLAIGEMFAIAGLMAIGTLIDQGESPDFYAQRYPEDHPVFGFFTWKWVLTLGFDHMFSSPIFLGTLALLAASLMACTYTTQIPLVKVARRWNFLKSPEAVYKQEFSEKLPRASVQDLGVVLMGAGYEVFLKGPYLYAFKGLAGRFAPIGVHLAMILIMAGATLSATGSFRGSVNVPQGLNFVVGDVLNPSGFLSNPTEAFNTEVHVNRFSMEYFESGEVSQFRTDLSLYDLNGKEVLRKTISVNDPLRYGGITIYQTDWGLSALQILKDDEGPFNLAVARLKLNGDKKLYGSFLPVGNDGSQNVKGISMLARDLQSIVLYDLEGKFVGVRRPNSKLPIDIDGIKIEILDAIGSTGLELKTDPGVPVVYAGFGALMLTTCISYLSHAQIWALQDGTTVVIGGKTNRAKGEFPDEMNYLLDRVPELVDKTQNKPSESMSV